One genomic window of Streptomonospora nanhaiensis includes the following:
- a CDS encoding FAD-dependent monooxygenase → MDERNGGGRRALVVGLGVSGISAALRLRQIGWTPVVVERAAARRTGGYFVALFGAGRAAAGRLGALEHMTDRGPDGASHDIDRDGGVRPGLGFKDFPGRPWLMTRGDVEAAAFAALPADVEVRYSTEPVRIEQDAEGVEVTLADTAAQTSATERFDLVVGADGLRSTVRRLVFGPHEDHLHRMGHMAVAFQLPGALPGCSPRDSVIMAESARSMWVFPFKDGPPTVLLSYRTDDVEAEFTRPMAERVREAFGPEPPGPVLGAALDALESAPDVLFDSVEQVRMDRWHRGRVVLVGDAAWCVTLYAGMGVSSGMAGADLLGTMLQRHGADVPEALARWERRLRPHIAYLQGNGTQMRAFFVPAGRFELGRRRLLLRLSLLPLTAPLFRMWRTKAKAARMKDMDFAHPDLATAATARAARVPG, encoded by the coding sequence ATGGACGAGAGGAACGGCGGCGGCCGCCGCGCACTGGTCGTCGGGCTGGGCGTCAGCGGGATCTCCGCCGCGCTGCGCCTGCGGCAGATCGGCTGGACGCCGGTCGTGGTCGAGCGCGCCGCGGCCCGTCGGACCGGCGGGTACTTCGTCGCGCTGTTCGGCGCGGGCCGCGCCGCCGCCGGGCGCCTGGGCGCCCTGGAGCACATGACCGACCGGGGTCCCGACGGTGCGAGCCACGACATCGACCGCGACGGCGGAGTCCGGCCCGGCCTGGGGTTCAAGGACTTCCCCGGGCGGCCGTGGCTGATGACGCGCGGCGACGTGGAGGCGGCCGCGTTCGCGGCGCTGCCCGCCGACGTGGAGGTCCGCTACTCCACCGAGCCGGTCCGCATCGAGCAGGACGCCGAGGGGGTGGAGGTCACCTTGGCCGACACCGCCGCCCAGACCTCGGCGACCGAGCGCTTCGACCTGGTCGTGGGCGCGGACGGACTGCGCTCGACGGTGCGGCGGCTGGTGTTCGGGCCGCACGAGGACCACCTGCACCGCATGGGCCACATGGCGGTCGCCTTCCAGTTGCCCGGCGCGCTGCCGGGCTGCTCCCCGCGGGACTCGGTCATCATGGCCGAGTCCGCGCGGTCCATGTGGGTCTTCCCGTTCAAGGACGGACCGCCGACCGTGCTCCTCAGCTACCGCACCGACGACGTCGAGGCGGAGTTCACCCGCCCCATGGCCGAGCGGGTGCGCGAGGCGTTCGGGCCCGAGCCGCCCGGCCCGGTCCTGGGGGCGGCGCTGGACGCGCTGGAGTCGGCCCCCGACGTCCTGTTCGACTCCGTCGAGCAGGTGCGCATGGACCGCTGGCACCGGGGCCGGGTGGTGCTGGTGGGCGACGCCGCCTGGTGCGTGACGCTGTACGCGGGGATGGGGGTCTCCAGCGGGATGGCGGGGGCCGACCTGCTGGGCACCATGCTGCAGCGCCACGGCGCCGACGTGCCCGAGGCGCTGGCGCGGTGGGAGCGGCGGCTGCGGCCGCACATCGCCTACCTGCAGGGCAACGGCACCCAGATGCGCGCGTTCTTCGTGCCGGCCGGCCGGTTCGAGCTGGGGCGGCGCAGGCTGCTGCTGCGCCTCAGCCTGCTGCCCCTGACCGCGCCGCTGTTCCGGATGTGGCGGACCAAGGCGAAGGCGGCCCGGATGAAGGACATGGACTTCGCCCATCCCGACCTCGCCACCGCCGCAACAGCGCGGGCCGCGCGCGTGCCCGGGTAA